In the Mauremys mutica isolate MM-2020 ecotype Southern chromosome 13, ASM2049712v1, whole genome shotgun sequence genome, one interval contains:
- the OSER1 gene encoding oxidative stress-responsive serine-rich protein 1 isoform X1: protein MKTEAKDGEEESLQTAFKKLRVDAAGSTASLPVGDGSVPRALVRTATDETKPKNVCTSKEAWHGSMRKPSRGAVRTQRRRRSKSPILHPPKFIHCSSKTPSVCSHLVHKSQIDTPDNSTGLRVPIPKEFSANERSSLVLDGAGHKEVGAEHSGASLAEPVQENKQENSSVAVSLMSKASLKTTDLSDFQSVSKQNKSKPCACMDKACQCKQWQDMEVYKFSGLQNTIPLSPERTVAEDHSQPLPSRTPSSSPRSCSEQARAYVDDVTIEDLSGYMEYYLYIPKKMSHMAEMMYT from the exons GTCCACTGCTTCTCTTCCTGTGGGTGACGGCTCAGTTCCAAGAGCACTGGTTAGAACAGCTACAGATGAAACCAAACCTAAGAATGTGTGCACATCTAAAGAAGCCTGGCATGG GTCTATGAGGAAACCTTCAAGAGGGGCAGTGAGAACCCAGCGTCGGAGGCGTTCTAAGTCTCCAATCCTTCATCCTCCTAAGTTTATCCACTGCAGTTCAAAAACACCTTCTGTGTGCAGCCATCTGGTACACAAGAGCCAGATAGACACTCCGGACAACAGCACTGGGCTAAGGGTGCCAATCCCAAAGGAATTCAGTGCAAATGAACGATCCAGTCTTGTTCTTGATGGTGCTGGCCACAAGGAAGTTGGTGCTGAGCATTCGGGGGCTTCTCTTGCAGAGCCAGTGCAAGAGAACAAACAGGAAAACTCTTCTGTTGCTGTTTCTCTGATGTCCAAAGCAAGTCTAAAGACCACAGATCTTTCTGACTTCCAGTCAGTGTCCAAACAAAACAAGAGTAAGCCATGTGCATGCATGGACAAGGCCTGTCAGTGTAAGCAGTGGCAAGACATGGAAGTGTACAAATTCTCCGGCTTGCAGAACACCATCCCATTGTCACCGGAAAGAACAGTTGCTGAGGACCACTCCCAGCCTTTGCCATCAAGAACTCCCTCAAGCTCTCCACGATCTTGCTCTGAGCAAGCAAGGGCCTATGTGGATGATGTGACTATTGAAGACCTTTCAGGATACATGGAATATTACTTGTATATTCCCAAGAAAATGTCTCACATGGCAGAAATGATGTACACCTGA
- the OSER1 gene encoding oxidative stress-responsive serine-rich protein 1 isoform X2 has protein sequence MRSTASLPVGDGSVPRALVRTATDETKPKNVCTSKEAWHGSMRKPSRGAVRTQRRRRSKSPILHPPKFIHCSSKTPSVCSHLVHKSQIDTPDNSTGLRVPIPKEFSANERSSLVLDGAGHKEVGAEHSGASLAEPVQENKQENSSVAVSLMSKASLKTTDLSDFQSVSKQNKSKPCACMDKACQCKQWQDMEVYKFSGLQNTIPLSPERTVAEDHSQPLPSRTPSSSPRSCSEQARAYVDDVTIEDLSGYMEYYLYIPKKMSHMAEMMYT, from the exons GTCCACTGCTTCTCTTCCTGTGGGTGACGGCTCAGTTCCAAGAGCACTGGTTAGAACAGCTACAGATGAAACCAAACCTAAGAATGTGTGCACATCTAAAGAAGCCTGGCATGG GTCTATGAGGAAACCTTCAAGAGGGGCAGTGAGAACCCAGCGTCGGAGGCGTTCTAAGTCTCCAATCCTTCATCCTCCTAAGTTTATCCACTGCAGTTCAAAAACACCTTCTGTGTGCAGCCATCTGGTACACAAGAGCCAGATAGACACTCCGGACAACAGCACTGGGCTAAGGGTGCCAATCCCAAAGGAATTCAGTGCAAATGAACGATCCAGTCTTGTTCTTGATGGTGCTGGCCACAAGGAAGTTGGTGCTGAGCATTCGGGGGCTTCTCTTGCAGAGCCAGTGCAAGAGAACAAACAGGAAAACTCTTCTGTTGCTGTTTCTCTGATGTCCAAAGCAAGTCTAAAGACCACAGATCTTTCTGACTTCCAGTCAGTGTCCAAACAAAACAAGAGTAAGCCATGTGCATGCATGGACAAGGCCTGTCAGTGTAAGCAGTGGCAAGACATGGAAGTGTACAAATTCTCCGGCTTGCAGAACACCATCCCATTGTCACCGGAAAGAACAGTTGCTGAGGACCACTCCCAGCCTTTGCCATCAAGAACTCCCTCAAGCTCTCCACGATCTTGCTCTGAGCAAGCAAGGGCCTATGTGGATGATGTGACTATTGAAGACCTTTCAGGATACATGGAATATTACTTGTATATTCCCAAGAAAATGTCTCACATGGCAGAAATGATGTACACCTGA